DNA from Amorphoplanes friuliensis DSM 7358:
TGACTCACCGGCGATCCACACGCCATGCACGACGAGCACTGGCACTCCGATTCCGATCGACCTGTCGAGGTTAACGACTGAGCACCCCGGTGGCTCATGAGGCGGCCCACTCGACCAACTCGTACGAGATGCCGTTCGGATCGGCGACCATGAACAAGCGCTCGCCCCACGGCTCCTCACGCAAGGGGAGGGTGATCTCGACGCCCTCGCCGCGGAGCCTTTCCTGCTCGGCCTCCAGATCATCGACCACGAAGGCAACGATCACTCCGGCTGCCCGCTGCTCGCGGAGGGGCTCGGGCAGCACCTCGATGCCCCGGCGGAGGAACACG
Protein-coding regions in this window:
- a CDS encoding VOC family protein; protein product: MRISSSAVSLTVDDVTASSKFLVNHFGFSERMSADGFVSLGRDDAGVDLVFLRRGIEVLPEPLREQRAAGVIVAFVVDDLEAEQERLRGEGVEITLPLREEPWGERLFMVADPNGISYELVEWAAS